The Flammeovirga yaeyamensis genome segment TAGAAGACGAGGACCAAAGAGGATTTGCTCACTTTTTGGAACATATGGCATTTAACGGTTCAGAACATTTTCCTGGAAACAGTTTGATTGATTATTTCCAATCGATTGGTGTTCAATTTGGAGGTGATATTAACGCTTATACTGGCTATGATGAAACAGTGTATATGTTGCCTGTTCCCAATTCAGAAAAGGAAACATTAGACAAAGCATTTTACTTCTTCGGCGATATTTTGGGAGGTTTAAGTTTAAACAAAAAAGATATTGATGAGGAAAGAGGTATCATTCACGAAGAATGGAGAACAACTACTGGTTTAGGCGACCGTACGCGTGATAAAATGTATCCTCTATTGTATTTCAAATCAAGATACAACGAACGTTTACCTATTGGATTGATGGATGAAGTGGTATTGAACGTAGGTAACGAAGAGGCATTAAGAAGATTTTATAAAGATTGGTACCGTCCAGATTTAGCTACCTTATTGGTTGTTGGTGATATTGACGAGTCGGAAATTGAACAAAGAATAAAAGATACTTTTGGTGGTAAAACAAATCCAGTAAACGAAAGAGAAAGAGTTTACTATTCAGTAGAAAACCACCCGAATACTTTGATTGGTAAAATGGTGGATGAAGAAATTACTTCAACATCTGCGATGATTATCAACAAAATGCCGAAACAAAAAGAAGAGACATTAGAAGATCTAAAAACAAGTGTAGCTAACATTCTTTACACTTACATGATCAACCAACGTCTTCAAGAAGTGGCTAAAACGAAAGATGCTCCTTTTATGTTTGCCTCTTCCTATAAAGCAGGAGGATCAGGTGATAAGGATAGATACATGTCTAATGTTTCTGTAAAATCTGGTCAAGTACTTGAAGGTCTGAAAGGGATTTTAAACGAATTATACCGTGCCAAAAAATTTGGTTTCTCTCAAGCTGAATTTGAAAGAAAAAGAGCTATTCTCGCAAAAGATTTAAAAACTGAAGCGATGGAGCAAAGTTCTTTAAAATCTTCTCAATACATCGGCAATTTGATGAGTCACGTGATCTATGGTTCAGAATATACTTCAGCAGAATTTAAAAATGATTATCTGGATAAAGTCATCAAGGAAATTACTGTTGAGGATATAGAAGCTTTAGCACAACAATACATTCAAAACAGTCCTGAAAACAGAGTGGTATTTATCAACGCTCCTAAAGGTGAAAAAATACCATCTGATGAAGAAATTTTAGAGGCGATCAATAGCATCGATTATGCATCACTTACTCCTTACCAATCTGAAGAAGTAGATGGACCATTAATGGAAAAAGAGCCTGTTGCTGGTAAAGTAATTTCAACAACAAAAGATGAAGTTTTGGGTACTACAACGCTAACGTATGAAAACGGTGCTGTGGTAGTCATCAAACCTACAACATTCAAAAACGATGAAATCCAGTTTAGTGGGGCTCGAGATGGTGGTTATTCTTTAGCATCAGACGAGCAATTTAATAATGCTTCTCTTGCTGCTTCATTAGTAGAACTTGGTGGTTTAGGCAAATACAATAAGCAACAATTAGAAAAGCTTATTGGCGACAAACAAGCGACTGTAAGTACAAACATTAATCGTTATAGCGAGACTGTTGGAGGTAAATCTACTGTAGAAGATTTCGAGACAATGATGCAGTTAACCTACATGAAATTTACTGCTCCAAGAAAAGATAAAGAACAGTTTGATCTATATATTTCGAATAAGAAAGAATACAACAAAAACCGTTTGAATGATCCTGATTCCTACTTTGCAGATGTGATCAACAAAACGATGTTTAACAACCACCCTAGAGTGGCTACATTGTTGACTCAAGATCAAATTGATGCACTTAACTTAGATGATGCTTATGACTTCTACACCTCAAGATTTAGCTCTGTAAGAGGGATGCATTTTGTCTTTGTAGGAAATATTGATTTAGCTACTGCACAGCCATTATTGGATAAATACATTGGTGGATTACCTGGTGGTGAGATTGTTCATAACTATCGTGACAACGGCCTTAGAGTACCTAAAACCAAAACAGTCATTGATGTAGCCAAAAGCAAATCAGAAAAAACGAAAGTGATTATCCGTTATCAAGGTAAATACCCTACAGGTCAAGATAATCGCATTAAAATTGAGCTGTTAGGTGATGTAGCCACCATCCGTTTAACGAAAAAATTAAGAGAAGAATTAGGTGGTACCTACTCTCCTTTTGCCTATGGTCGTGTGATTGAACAACCTAACAATGAGTTCCAATTCAACATTGTATTCACCTGTGCACCTGATCAAGCGGATACTTTACAACAAGTTGCTTTACAAATAGTAGACGATTTGAAAAAAGAAGTGAAAGCAGAAGACTTGGATAAGGTGAAGAAAACAGCCGTAAATCACCGCGAAAAAGCTCTAGAAAGAAATAATTACTGGGTGGCTTTGTTACAAAATGCTAACGAACGCAACGAAGGAGCTTCAGAATATGTAAAATATGTAAAAGAGATTAATGAGGTTTCTCAAAAAGATCTTCAAAAAGCTGCTTCGAAATATTTAAAAAATAACAAGGTATTCATCTTCACTCTAAGTCCAGAGAAGACGAAATAACTAAACTATCATGTTAACTAATAACAAAATACTTACTTCAATATTATCCATCTGCTTATTTCTGTCTTCATCTCAATTGTTTGCACAAGAACAGGTTGAGGTGAAAGGTATGGTAACTGATGCTGAAACGGGTGAACCCCTTATTGGTGTGAACGTTATCATAGAAAATACAACATCGGGTGTGGTAACTGACTATGATGGTCACTATAAGATTGGTGGCTTATCAAAGAACACAACGCTTGTGTTCCACTACATTGGCTATCAGGAACAAGTAGCAACAGTAGGCGATCGATCATTAATTGATGTTCAGTTGAGCCCTGCCGTTGAAAACTTGGAAACAGTAACTGTATTTGGGGAGAGTCAAAAAGATGCTCGTTCAATTACTGGTTCTGTCAGTAAAATCGACACCAAAGTGTTCTCCACAGGTACTCCAGCAGGATCGTTTGATCAGTTACTTCAAGGTCAAGTAGCGGGTTTAGCTGTTCAAGCAACGGGTGAACCTGGTGAAGCTTCTCAGATAAGAATACGTGGTAATAACTCCTTAGGTATAAGATCAAAAGATGAGGAATTGACCACATTCAATACTGCCAACGAGCCACTGTATATCATGAATGGTATCCCTATTACCTCTGCTGTATTTGCGACGATCAATCCTGATGATATCGTAGAAATCAAAGTCTTGAAAGATGGTTTATCTACTGTAGAATACGGTACTCGTGGGGCGAATGGTGTAATCGAGATAAAAACCAAAAGAGGTATTGTGGGGAAAACCACTTACAATGTACGTTACCAACATACTATTCGTCCGATCGGTGGATTAGGAGGTATAGATTTGATGGGATCTAAAGAAAAGTTAGCATTAGAAAGAGAATTGGGTATTACCAATGGACTAGGTTATGTGTATTCTCCTAGACCAGGTGATATTGGCCCTGTTTTAGATTACAAAGCACAAAAATATGCTGAATTAGAAGGAATCAATACCAATTGGTACAAAGAACTTTCTAGAGTAGGTCAAGTAAAAGATTTACAAATGAGTATATCAGGTGGTGTGGACAATACGAGATATTTCGTATCTGCCAACTACTATGATGAAGATGGTTCTTACAAAAACTCTTGGGCAAAACGTTTCGCTACTCGTTTCAGTTTAGACCATAATATCAACGATAGATTATCTGTAGGTTTTGATGCTTCCATTGCAAGAAGTGAACGTTCAAGATCGGCAACTTCCCCGGCACGTTTAATCTACACCTTACAGCCTTATGAAACTGTAAATGATACGGCGTATGTATCAAGAAATACGAACATAGCAGGTGTAAACTTCGAAAATCCTTTCGATGAGTTGTACAACAATTACAGTGAGAATACGACTTGGCGATTGAACATCAATCCTAAGATTTCTTACAAGTTAACGAAAGAAATAAACCTTAGAGCGGAGTATGGTTTATCCTACTCTGAGTCAGAAAATACAACCGTGAATTTAGCTAACCCCAATGGAGTTACAGACTTGCAAATTGGTGGTAGAGTATCCAAAGGTCAATCAAAAACGACGACCAATCGTTTGAACTTAAGTGCAGACTTTATGAAAGCTTTTGGGGATCATTTTGTAACGGTTGCTGCTGGTACAGAATACATCCAAAACAATAACTGGGGCTTTGGTTATAATAGTGTAGGTCTTTCTCCAAAAGTAGACCCTACAATTGGAGCAAATCCACAGGCTACAATCAATAACTCTAAGTTTAACGATGGGTTATTAGGTTTCTATGGTCGATTCTCCTATAGCTATAAATCAAAATATGATTTTACTGGATCAGTTAGATTTGATGGATCCTCTATCCTACCTAAAGAAAAACAATTTGTAGGTGCTTACGGTGCTGGTGTTGCTTGGGATATGAAAGCTGAAGATTTCATGGCCAACAATACATTATTTGATCAGTTGAAATGGAGAGTTTCTTACGGTTTGAATTACAACTCAGGAGGTATTCGTCAGACACTAGGTATGCCATTCTATGATTTCACGAACAGTGATACTTATAGAGGAGACAGAATGATTAACCTAGTAGAATTCTACAATCCTGATTTGAAATTTGAGAAAACAAAACAATGGTCAGCTGCCGTTGATTTCGGATTACTTGATCATAGATTATATGGTACTTTGGAGGCCTATGTCAAAAATACTGACGACCTATTATCGACTATAGATATTCCTGCCTCAAACGGTTATACAAGTTTGCTACAAAATATTGGTGCGCTTCAAAATAAAGGTATAGAATTAACCTTAAGCGGAGTGCCGATTAGAACAGACCACTTCCGTTGGACTTCTCGTTTAAATGTTGCTTACAATATCAATGAGATTACTGATTTGTATGGACAAGACGAAATCAGAGTCGGATCCGAAGGGTATTTCAAAGTAGGTGAACCAATCAATTCTGCTTTTGTTAAGCATTGGGCAGGTGTTAACCCTGTAAATGGTGTCCCTATTTATTATACAAGATCTGGGGAATTAGTAGGTGGTAGTAATGCTCCGCAAATGATAGGGTTTGGTACCTATAACCATCCATATACAGGTGGTTTAACCAACATCTTCAATTACAAAAACCTAGAGGTTTCTATGTTATTAACGTTTGGTTTTGGTGGTGTAAACTACAATAACTTGAAGGGGACAATGGTACAAAACGTGAAAAACGGTGAAGTTCCATTCGCAGGTTTCTATGATGAGATTTGGTTACAATCGGGGGATGTTAAACCTTACCCTTACCCTAAATTCTTTACTGATAATACGGCGAACTCTTTATTCTTAGAGGATGCTAGTTATGTTAGAATCAAGAACATTACGGTACGATACAATCTACAGAAATACTTACAGCTTAAGCATGTAGAAAACTTTATGATTACAGCACAGGCCAACAACTTGTATACTTTCACCAAATATCAAGGTATTGATCCAGAGGTGACAGGTATTGGTCAGCCATTATTACAATCATATACTCTAGGTGTTGACGTTACATTCTAAGCTACTAACTCATGAAAAAATTCATCCTATTCATCTTCTTCGCAGCAACGGTATCCTCATGTTCATTGATTGATATCGATCCGGACAACGTGGTGTCTTCGGAGAAAGCATTTGATAATGTAGAATATTATCAACAAGCACTGACAAAAGTGTATTATGATATGACAGTGCCTACAAATAATATCTCTGCCACAGATTATGCAACTGACGATTTTACGAATGTTATTCAAGGTTATGCACCTATGAATTACTTCATCTATTTGTGGGATTATCAATCACGACCTCAACCATCACTTTGGACCACACAATACCAAATGATCGCACGAACTAATGTGATTATTGATAATTATGAAGTTGTTCCTGCCAATAATGATAGAGAACAAGCGATAAAAGATCAAGTATATGCTCAAGCAGAAGCGTTAAGAGCTTTCTTCTTCTTTAATTTAACCGAAATCTATGCTCCGCATTATGATGGTTCTAACGGAAACGAATTAGCTATTCCATTAAAATTAAAGTTAGACCGAGAATACCTTCCTCAATCGACTCTTGATGAAGTGTTCGATCAAATTGATAAAGATTTAGCTGATGCAGAAGCCAAGCTAAAAGGATTTACTCCTACAACTGCAGATGCTCCCTATGTATTTGGTCTTGATGCAGTGAAAGCTTTAAAAGCAAGAATTGCTTTATACAAGGGTGATTTACAAACTGCCAGTGATTATTCAAAAGACTTTACCAATATCGAATTATTAGATTCAGCTGATTATTGGATGTTGTGGGCGGATCAATTTGGTTCAAAAAATAAAGAAGTCATCTTCATGACACACAACTTATCTGATACGGATCAAGGGACATTGATTGATTATCATAATCAGTATGAAACCAATAATGTAATGATTGATCAAAATTTCTTTGCGAGTATGGACTTTAACGATATCAGAAAGGGAAGTCAATATATTGATCCGACCACAAGAAGACCTCAGAAGTACCTGTATGTAGCTGATCAAAATAATGCTACTGAAACACGTATGTTGAACTATAAGTATTTCAGATTGGCAGAACAATATTTGATTTATGCAGAAGCAAATTTATCAAGTAATAAGTCCGAAGCACTAAAAGTATTTAACAAACTAAGAGTGGCAAGAGGAGAAACTGAAGTTACAGAAAGTAATTTTGATAAACATTTCATTCTTTCAGAACGAAGAAAAGAGTTCTTCCAAGAAGGCTTAAGATTCTACGATTTAAAACGACTATCAAAAGAATTAAACTTAGTAGTAAAAAGAAATAGTGGAGCTCAACTTGCTCCTGGAGATGCTAAATACACTTTTGATATTCCAATTGAAGAAACCAACTCTAATCCGTACATCAATGAATAACATGAAATATTTATATCTCGCACTGATTACCATGTTCTTTTATTCTTGTAATGATATGGTATCAAAAGATAAGTTCTACACTGGAGATCCTTTTGTGAGTTTAAGTGGAGATCAAGAAACGCTTACATTATCTAAAGACACCACTAAGGAAATTAGAGTGGAACACATGGATAGTATTTCGATCAGTACTCCAATTGATAAACCACTTACTGTGACTTTAAAAGTAGACTCTACTAGCTATGGAACAGTTGGGGTAGATTACGAAGTTCAAACAGATGTGAAAATCGCTGCTGGTAGTAGCTATGGTTATTATAAGGTAACTGCTAAGGCTATTGATCCTGATGAAATTAGTAAAACAAATCTAATTCTCTACATCGATCAGGTAGATCAACCTAATATAATACCGGGTCTGATGGGTAATAAAAAGAACAATGAAGATAGACGTCCCCGTCTTAAAACATATCTATTCAAATATTAAATCAATCTAAATTCAACAAACAAATGAAAAAATTTAATTTATTATCGCTTTTATTCGCTGCTTTTTTAGCAATAGCAGTTTCATCATGTAGCTCAGATGACAAAGATGTTACACCTGAGGTAGAAAAACCTGATACTGAGAATCCAGATACAGAAAAACCACCTCTAACTGAAGAAGAAATTCAAGAACAAACAAGACAAGAATTGGCAGCAACTTCTGATTCTATCTTTAAAGCAATGGTAGAAGATGATTGGAAACTAGTAGAGTTCGTTCCTTCTGATGAATTATTAGTCGCTAAGGAAAGTGACCAAGCAGGTACTAATGCTTTTGCTAATACTAAAATCTTAAAGGCAAAAGCAGTTCAACCTAAAGACTTCACTTTGTCTTTTACTAAAGAAGGCGATCACTATGATGTTTCTGTAAATATCCCTGCAGAGGGCGATGATTTATATAACCTAATCTTAGATTATCAAAATACATTATATCCTGATTTTGCTGATTTAGGATTCCTTGTATTACCTCAAGAAGAGTTGATGGCTGATGCTAAATCTGCATTGGCAGGCCCATTTGCAGCTGAAGGTTTAGATGTTGACGAAATCAGTGATGCTGATACTGGAATGATCATTTTTACTGTTAAACAAAATGATGTATCTGAATTATCTTACACTGATATGTTATTAAATTATTCAAAAGTACTAAAAGACAATGCGGATAGAATTTTCTTTAATGAAGAAGGTCAACTAATTGTTGAAAATACTGATAATATATACGGAACTGGTGCATCTCACTACGTATTCAAAAAAGCTGAGTAATCAGTACAAACATAAGGTTAACACACAAAAGGCTGATGGAAATTTTTCCACCAGCCTTTCTTATTATTTTGACAATTGCTCTACTCTTCTATTGTATGGGTGTCCTAACCAACGATTGGCTGGTAACTTGCTATCCCAACGATGAAATGTTTCCAACATCTCATTAAAGATTTCTTTTTCTTGATCCGCCAAATTGTTTTGTTCGTTTGGATCAATTTTTAAATTGAAAAGTTGAACGCCTAAGTCTTTTTCTCTTTTATTAAATGCAATTTTATAATCACCTTGTCTGAAAGCAAAGTCTTTTACTCTTCTAAAGTACAATTGCTCGTGTGGTCTTCCTTCTTTATCTCCATTGATGAAAGGAATAAGGTTGACACCATCAAAGCCAATTTCAGCTCCATTCTCATGTACACCTAAAACTCCACAAACAGTAGGAACAATATCCAATGTACTTACAGGATCGTTAAAGACCGTTCCACCCATCACATTTTTAGGCCAACTGATAATGTAAGGTACTTTAATACCTCCTTCGTAAGTATCGCCTTTCCATCCTCTTAAACCGCCAGTTCTAGACATTCTGCCTTGTTCACTTGCAGGAGATCCGTTATCAGCAACAAAAATAATGATGGTGTTCTCGTAGATTCCTTCTTCTTTTAAAGCCTCAACGATACGACCAATACCATCATCCATCGCTAAAGTCATTCCTGAGAAAAGACGACGTTCTTCTTCTTCAATATGTCCTAAACGATCGATGTACTTTTGAGGTACTTGCCACGGATAATGCACTGCGTTATAAGATACATAAGAGAAAAACGGACGGTCTTTGTTCTTTTTGATAAAGTTTACCGTTTCATCAGTAAATACTTCTGTTGTGTAACCTTCATAGTCGACCATTTCTTTATTTCTGAAGATCGGCCAAAAATCTCTATTCTTCGTAAATTCTTTTTCCGCTCTGTAATAGTCATGAGAACCATTTAAGAAACCATAGAATTCGTCGAATCCTCTTTCGTTTGGTCTTAAATGATCGTCTAAACCAAGGTGCCACTTACCTACTAACTGAGTGGTATAACCTTGCTCTTTTAGTAATTCAGCCATCATTGGTTGTGTAGTAGGAATACCTAAACTGTCCAACTCTCCAGTTATCCATTTTTCCTCTGGGATATTGGCTCCATATCCGAAACGTTGTTGGTATACACCTGTCATCATTCCTGAACGAGAAGGACCACATACCGAAGCGGTTACGTAACCCTGATTAAACTGAATTCCTGATTTCGCCAACAGATCAATATTTGGTGTTCTGATATCATTGGCTCCCAAGTAACCTGCATCTCCCATTCCCATGTCGTCTGCAACAATTAGAATGACATTGGGTTTATCAATTTCTTTTTTTTGATCCGTTTTCATGCAAGAAAAAAGCATGAGAAAAGGGATCGCCATTACATATTTAAACATTAGGATGTTATTTATTATTTAAAACTTACTCTGTTGCGTCTTCTCTCCAAATTGGATTTAGATCTAACTGACCTAAAGGAATTGGATAGAATTCGTGTTGTCCTTCTACAAAACCTGGAAGTAAATCTTTTGCTTTATTCCATCTTACAAGATCGTAGAAACGGTCGCCCCATTCCATTGAAAGTTCTGCATATCTCTCGTCCATAACATCTTGCATTGTGGCACCAGAAATCGGATCTAATTTGGCTCTAGTTCTTACTTTATTTAATGGAGTGTCTCCACTTTGACCTAACATGATTTTAGCTTCTGCATTCATCAATAGAACATCTGCATATCTTAAAACAATAACGTTGTTATTCACACCATATTCAGGTCTACCTGTAGTATTATGCTCTTCTGGAGAATACACTTTACCATTATAATGTGCTTTATTTCCGTCTAAATATGCCGGTTGGAATAATGGAATCATTTCGCCTGCTGGCGTTTCTACACCTGATTCTAGAACTGCGACATCAAATCGAACCGACTCTTGTCTTTTATTCATAAATTCGATGTACTCTTGTTTTAGTAAACAGAATCCCCAACCTGGATACACACCATCTCTATATGATTGGTGCCTAAACCATATTGTTGCTGCTACTTGTGGTCCATTGTCCGCTCCAAAATCTGAGAATTGTAACTCAAATAACGATTCTTTACTTAGGTTACCTGGCTGTTTAAACAAGTTGTAGTAATCCTCATAAAGTTCGAATCCGCCTTTATTGATAATCTCATCAGTTAACTGTTGAGCAGTTGTATAATCCTTTTGGTATAAAGCTAATTTCGCTTTTAACATCATGGCAGTGTATTTAGTTACTGCACCAGGATAATCACCTCTTTCGTCAGGACGGATAGCTGGTAAATGTGCAATTGCGTAATCCAATTCTTCATGAATCATTGTTCTTACCGTTTCCACCTTTTTCTTTGGTACATTCAGACCATATAAGTTACTTGGATCGATAATCGGAATCTCTCCAAACATATTACTTAATAAGAAATAAAAATAGGCTCTATAAAATCTTATTTCGGCTTCATAACTATCAGCTAAATCTCTTTCTTCGTCTGTAGTTAAAAACTCTCTGTAGTTATCAAGAAGTATTTTATTTTCGTGTGTCTTAACAATTACCTGATACCAAGCTGTCCATGCATTATTTAATGCGAAGTATCCTGATACACCATTATAATCAAAAGTTTCAGCTTGATAAAATGCATATTGATCGTTCAAATTACTTCCACCTTTCGTAACATTATCAGCTCTTACATTAATAAGAGGCCATAATTCCCATTGTGTTAATCTCTCTCTTGTAATAGCTGATACACCTACTACAGTACTGTACATATTTTCTGTTCTTGAGAAATCTATTTCGTCTGATGGAACCGTTCCTTCAGGTAAAATATCTAGCCATTGTGTACATGATGAGAAAAGTACAGCAAAAACTAAAACGATGCTTTTATTTAATTTTTTCATTACTGTTGTCTTAGAAATTTACTTTTAAACCAAGTGAATAAACTGCTGCAATTGGGTGCATATCATAATCAATACCGTTTCCTACTTCTGGAGTAAATCCGTTTGTATGAAAATGAGTATATGGTCTATCTGCATTTAGGTAAATTTGCATTCCTTGTAATTTCATCTTTTCGGCAGTTTGTTGAGGTAAATCATAGCTAAAACGGATGTTCTGGATTCTGAAATAAGAACCATCTTCTATATAAAAGTCTGTAAATCTACCTGTGTTCCAGGGGTTAAATAAACCTTCTGCTGATGGATATTTATTCGTAGGATTCTCTGGTGACCAAAGGTTAGTGGCTAAATCTCTATCGATATTATTGATAGGGTTTTTGTTGACTTCTCCTCTCTTCATGTTAAGAATATCTACACCACTTACTCCTTGGAATACAACGCCAAGCCCCCAATTCTTATAGTTCAAATTGATGTTGAACCCATATGACCAATTTGGGTGGTAGTTTCCTAAAATTTGCCTATCCTCATCATCAATTACCCCATCACCGTTTGTATCTACAAATCTGAAATCACCTGGTTTTAAACCATTTGCCTTAGCGATATCACACGCTTCTATTTCTGCTTGATTTTGATAAACTCCATCTGTTTTCCAACCAAAGAAAGAATACATTGGCATTCCAACTGTTGAGATCTGACGGAACTCTGGACTATTATGGAATAAATATGGCTGATCTCCTAAATCGATCACACTGTTTCTAAGGTAAGTCGCATTGGCACCAACAGAGTATCTTAATTTACCAATCTTATCACTCCAATTGACCATAAACTCAATACCTGAATTTCTGACAGAACCAGTGTTTTCTCTAACTGTTTGGCTTGTAAAATTCTTTTGGTTATGAACTGCCATGTTCTTAGTATCTCTTCTGAAGTAATCTACTTCAACATCTAAACGGTAATCCAATAGTTTTACATCAATACCTACGTTTGTTTCTTCAACCAATTCCCATCCTAAGTGAGAGAACAAGGTGTTGTTCAACATACCTGGCACAAACTGACCATTGTAAATTGCAGACTGATTTATACCTCCACTTTCTACCGCTGCAACACCTCTATTAGCATCAATTTTATCATTACCTAATAGACCCCAACTAGCACGAACTTTCAAAAAGTCAATTGGTGTATTTGCCGACTTTAGAAATTCCTCGTTAGAGATGACCCAACCTGCACCAATCGATGGGAAATAACCCCATTTATCTTGGTATTTAGAACTACCATCCGCACGCATTGTAAGCGATAGTAAATACTTTTCGTCGTAATTATAGCTCATTCTAGAGAATGCAGATACACCTCTATCTCGTCTGCCTTCCTCTGTACCTCTAAATGAGTTAAGATCACCGTTCGTAATGTAGTAGTATTCTTCTCTTCCCTCTGGAACATCACTAATACCTACAGATAGCTTTCTTCTTGTTTCTTCTCTTACTGAAAAACCACCCATGATAGAGAAATGATGATTTCCTAATTCTTTTGAATATGTTGCCGTGTTATCCCAAATATAATTTGAGTTCCATTGGTTGTATTTATCCAGTTGAGACAATGGATTTTGGATATCACCATGCACAAATGCTGGAGTGTATTTTCTACCTCTATCGAAGCCCATATCCATACTTAGTGCTGAACGAAGCGATAGATCTAAGATAGGTTTGTACTCAGCAGTAAACGAAGGTAATATACGTGTATATTTTGTTCTGTCATTACTGTGGTAATCTGACATTGCCATTGGGTTGGCATAGTAAGAATGGTATCCTAAGTGATGAGGATTCGCATATCTACCAGGAAAGTCTCCATTATCCACACCATCTTTTTCATATACAGGATAAATTGGTGCCGCACGGAATGCATCCGACCAAGCCGTTATATGATCTTTCTGACGAAATTCATTCGTGATCATCAAGTTGGTTCCTAATTTGAATTTCTCCGTTAATTTGAAATCAACTTTAGAACGTACACTTAGTCTTTCATAGAAACCACCTGCGTTCATTGTACTTTCTTGATTAAAGTAGTTTACACCAAAAGAGTAGGTAGTATTCTCAAAACCTCCATTTAAACTGACACCATGATTTTGGATGCTTGCAAAGTTGTTGACTAATTCGTTATACCAATCAGTATCTGTCGATGGATTTCCGTTATGACTTCCATAATGTTCCATCGATTTAGTCAATAACATCTCGAAATCTTTATCACCTGATGCTCTCAAAAGGTTAGCATATTGTTCCGTATTGGCCATTTTCATGGTTTGCTGTACATGTTGTACACCATAGTAACCATCGTAAGTTAC includes the following:
- a CDS encoding RagB/SusD family nutrient uptake outer membrane protein, whose product is MKKLNKSIVLVFAVLFSSCTQWLDILPEGTVPSDEIDFSRTENMYSTVVGVSAITRERLTQWELWPLINVRADNVTKGGSNLNDQYAFYQAETFDYNGVSGYFALNNAWTAWYQVIVKTHENKILLDNYREFLTTDEERDLADSYEAEIRFYRAYFYFLLSNMFGEIPIIDPSNLYGLNVPKKKVETVRTMIHEELDYAIAHLPAIRPDERGDYPGAVTKYTAMMLKAKLALYQKDYTTAQQLTDEIINKGGFELYEDYYNLFKQPGNLSKESLFELQFSDFGADNGPQVAATIWFRHQSYRDGVYPGWGFCLLKQEYIEFMNKRQESVRFDVAVLESGVETPAGEMIPLFQPAYLDGNKAHYNGKVYSPEEHNTTGRPEYGVNNNVIVLRYADVLLMNAEAKIMLGQSGDTPLNKVRTRAKLDPISGATMQDVMDERYAELSMEWGDRFYDLVRWNKAKDLLPGFVEGQHEFYPIPLGQLDLNPIWREDATE
- a CDS encoding sulfatase family protein — protein: MKTDQKKEIDKPNVILIVADDMGMGDAGYLGANDIRTPNIDLLAKSGIQFNQGYVTASVCGPSRSGMMTGVYQQRFGYGANIPEEKWITGELDSLGIPTTQPMMAELLKEQGYTTQLVGKWHLGLDDHLRPNERGFDEFYGFLNGSHDYYRAEKEFTKNRDFWPIFRNKEMVDYEGYTTEVFTDETVNFIKKNKDRPFFSYVSYNAVHYPWQVPQKYIDRLGHIEEEERRLFSGMTLAMDDGIGRIVEALKEEGIYENTIIIFVADNGSPASEQGRMSRTGGLRGWKGDTYEGGIKVPYIISWPKNVMGGTVFNDPVSTLDIVPTVCGVLGVHENGAEIGFDGVNLIPFINGDKEGRPHEQLYFRRVKDFAFRQGDYKIAFNKREKDLGVQLFNLKIDPNEQNNLADQEKEIFNEMLETFHRWDSKLPANRWLGHPYNRRVEQLSK
- a CDS encoding SusC/RagA family TonB-linked outer membrane protein, yielding MLNKTTLIFVFLMCCMGVTTYAQHLVKGQVTDESNMGLPGVNIKINGTSEGAITDLEGRYQIGPLNADAELIFSYIGMESQTITVGTQKEINVLLMPKASELDELVVIGYGEAKSQDLTSPITTVSSEEITSMNTSSAMSAIQGKVPGVNIVNSGVPGEGPSVRIRGVGSLGDASPLYVVDGMFLEDINFINPNDIESMSILKDASAAAIYGVRAANGVVIITTKSGSEDQKMRVTYDGYYGVQHVQQTMKMANTEQYANLLRASGDKDFEMLLTKSMEHYGSHNGNPSTDTDWYNELVNNFASIQNHGVSLNGGFENTTYSFGVNYFNQESTMNAGGFYERLSVRSKVDFKLTEKFKLGTNLMITNEFRQKDHITAWSDAFRAAPIYPVYEKDGVDNGDFPGRYANPHHLGYHSYYANPMAMSDYHSNDRTKYTRILPSFTAEYKPILDLSLRSALSMDMGFDRGRKYTPAFVHGDIQNPLSQLDKYNQWNSNYIWDNTATYSKELGNHHFSIMGGFSVREETRRKLSVGISDVPEGREEYYYITNGDLNSFRGTEEGRRDRGVSAFSRMSYNYDEKYLLSLTMRADGSSKYQDKWGYFPSIGAGWVISNEEFLKSANTPIDFLKVRASWGLLGNDKIDANRGVAAVESGGINQSAIYNGQFVPGMLNNTLFSHLGWELVEETNVGIDVKLLDYRLDVEVDYFRRDTKNMAVHNQKNFTSQTVRENTGSVRNSGIEFMVNWSDKIGKLRYSVGANATYLRNSVIDLGDQPYLFHNSPEFRQISTVGMPMYSFFGWKTDGVYQNQAEIEACDIAKANGLKPGDFRFVDTNGDGVIDDEDRQILGNYHPNWSYGFNINLNYKNWGLGVVFQGVSGVDILNMKRGEVNKNPINNIDRDLATNLWSPENPTNKYPSAEGLFNPWNTGRFTDFYIEDGSYFRIQNIRFSYDLPQQTAEKMKLQGMQIYLNADRPYTHFHTNGFTPEVGNGIDYDMHPIAAVYSLGLKVNF